The Niallia alba genome includes a window with the following:
- a CDS encoding IS4 family transposase encodes MDKITRKTSFGQWFSPINLQLFEENVKTMKLDYYTKKLTTESFLKLLLFAQLQEIESLHALGDCLFDDQLQKGIDLDSISISQLSRRLNGINPDLFQRLFLDLVSQIHAKTHYTKLVMPLKIIDSSTLPLNLTNHKWAKFRKTKAGVKLHLRLVFMEKGISYPEKAVMTTAKEHDRGQLEIMVDDKECMYVFDRGYLDYERFDRMTDDGYFFLSRLRKNAVIRNVYDFKLPKDTAVLSDQMVLIGTTQNRAENYFRLLKVMDSKGNELHLITNRFDLSAEEISEMYKSRWAIELFFKWIKQHLSIKKFYGQSEWAIQNQVFIALIVFCLHVLVQIETRSKRKTLQISRYLRAALWKPANVWLRKIEGKAIP; translated from the coding sequence ATGGACAAGATTACACGAAAAACTTCATTTGGACAATGGTTTTCACCTATAAATCTTCAATTATTTGAAGAAAACGTGAAAACGATGAAATTAGATTACTATACGAAAAAATTAACGACAGAGTCATTTCTAAAATTACTACTTTTTGCGCAGCTACAAGAAATTGAAAGTCTGCATGCGCTGGGTGATTGTCTTTTCGATGACCAGCTTCAAAAAGGGATAGACCTTGATTCTATTAGTATTTCTCAGTTGTCACGGCGGTTAAACGGCATAAACCCTGATCTATTTCAAAGGCTTTTCCTTGATTTAGTGTCACAAATTCATGCCAAAACGCATTACACGAAACTCGTGATGCCGTTAAAAATCATTGATTCAAGCACATTGCCACTTAATTTGACCAATCATAAATGGGCTAAATTCCGCAAAACAAAAGCAGGTGTAAAGTTACATTTGCGCCTTGTGTTTATGGAAAAGGGTATATCCTATCCTGAAAAGGCCGTTATGACAACGGCAAAAGAACATGACCGTGGTCAGCTTGAAATCATGGTGGATGACAAGGAATGCATGTATGTGTTTGACCGTGGTTATCTAGACTACGAGCGCTTTGATCGCATGACTGATGATGGCTACTTCTTTCTTTCACGGCTACGCAAAAATGCAGTCATACGGAACGTTTACGATTTTAAGCTACCCAAGGATACAGCTGTTTTATCAGACCAAATGGTGTTGATAGGTACGACTCAAAACCGTGCTGAAAATTACTTTCGGCTTCTAAAAGTGATGGACTCAAAAGGAAATGAACTTCATTTAATTACAAATCGTTTTGATTTAAGCGCCGAAGAAATTTCAGAAATGTATAAATCACGGTGGGCAATTGAGCTGTTTTTTAAATGGATCAAACAACATCTCAGCATCAAAAAGTTCTACGGTCAAAGCGAATGGGCGATTCAAAATCAAGTATTTATCGCACTAATTGTTTTTTGCCTACATGTTCTCGTGCAAATCGAGACCAGAAGCAAGCGAAAAACCTTACAGATTAGCCGTTATCTAAGGGCTGCATTGTGGAAACCAGCGAATGTTTGGCTTCGAAAGATTGAAGGAAAAGCCATCCCTTAA
- a CDS encoding nuclease-related domain-containing protein, which yields MFDYFTENLLEDCYIINDLLLQINNTTFQMDATIISSEGIHLFEIKNYEGDYYYQNDRMYTMNHKEISNPLNQIRRNETLFQQLLQKNGWGNKTITSSVVFINPEFTLYQASLSLPFIFPTQVQRYLKRMDYHSLKLNKIQKQLAGKLTSLHIDNSPFQNYHHMTIKNYRKEYSVKHVIHSK from the coding sequence ATGTTTGATTACTTCACAGAAAATCTTTTAGAGGACTGTTATATAATCAATGATTTACTACTGCAAATAAATAACACTACCTTTCAAATGGATGCCACTATTATTAGCTCTGAAGGAATTCACCTTTTTGAAATAAAGAATTATGAAGGGGATTATTACTATCAAAATGATCGAATGTATACGATGAATCATAAGGAAATCAGTAATCCGCTTAATCAAATCAGGAGGAATGAAACGCTATTTCAACAGTTACTTCAAAAGAATGGTTGGGGAAATAAAACAATTACTTCCTCTGTTGTTTTTATTAATCCCGAGTTTACCCTCTACCAAGCCTCCTTATCTTTACCATTTATTTTTCCAACGCAAGTTCAGCGATATTTAAAAAGAATGGATTATCATTCCTTAAAGCTAAACAAGATTCAGAAGCAACTGGCTGGAAAATTAACATCATTGCATATTGACAATTCCCCTTTTCAAAATTACCACCATATGACTATAAAGAATTACAGAAAGGAATATTCTGTGAAACATGTAATTCATTCGAAGTAA
- a CDS encoding acrylyl-CoA reductase family protein, translating into MKNNFQAVVVDNKDSNFSVQTKQLGLEDLSAGEVVIKVHYSGVNYKDGLASTPDGKIVRSYPHIPGIDLAGIVVSSEDSRFKEGDSVIATSYEIGVSHSGGYSEYARIPADWIVPLPAGLSLKEAMIIGTAGFTAALSVQRLQDNGLKPENGPVLVTGATGGVGSFGVAMLSKLGFEVVASSGKKEAADYLISIGASNVIGREEVYNGKIKALDKQVWAGAVDPVGGESLAAIISKIVYGGSVAVSGLTGGGAVPTSVFPFILRGVNLLGIDSVYCQMEIRQKLWGRIATDLKPEELSSFIYKEVSLQQLPEELPKILEGGITGRIIVAVE; encoded by the coding sequence ATGAAAAATAATTTCCAAGCAGTCGTAGTTGATAATAAAGATAGTAATTTTTCAGTACAAACAAAGCAGTTGGGGTTGGAAGATTTATCCGCTGGTGAAGTAGTAATAAAAGTTCATTATTCTGGAGTAAATTATAAAGATGGGCTTGCTAGCACTCCTGACGGCAAAATTGTGCGTTCATATCCACATATTCCAGGAATCGATTTGGCAGGAATTGTTGTTTCATCAGAAGATAGTCGCTTTAAAGAAGGAGACTCTGTCATCGCTACTAGCTATGAAATTGGTGTATCTCATTCTGGGGGATATAGTGAATATGCTCGTATTCCTGCAGATTGGATTGTTCCACTACCAGCGGGATTAAGCTTAAAAGAAGCAATGATCATTGGAACAGCAGGCTTTACCGCAGCTCTTTCTGTGCAACGATTGCAGGATAATGGCTTGAAGCCAGAGAATGGACCTGTATTGGTTACAGGTGCTACTGGTGGTGTCGGTAGCTTTGGTGTGGCGATGCTTTCCAAATTAGGCTTTGAGGTTGTAGCAAGCTCTGGGAAAAAAGAAGCTGCAGACTATTTAATAAGTATTGGAGCATCAAATGTTATCGGAAGAGAAGAAGTATATAACGGCAAAATAAAGGCGTTGGACAAGCAAGTATGGGCTGGTGCAGTTGATCCTGTCGGTGGTGAATCTTTGGCAGCCATTATTAGCAAAATAGTATATGGTGGATCCGTTGCAGTAAGTGGATTAACAGGTGGCGGAGCAGTGCCAACAAGTGTATTTCCATTTATTCTGCGAGGAGTAAACCTTCTTGGAATCGACTCTGTTTATTGCCAAATGGAGATTAGACAAAAACTGTGGGGAAGAATTGCAACCGACCTTAAACCAGAGGAACTATCTTCATTTATTTATAAGGAAGTATCCTTACAGCAATTACCTGAAGAATTGCCAAAAATATTAGAAGGCGGTATAACAGGAAGAATTATTGTTGCAGTAGAATAA
- a CDS encoding MurR/RpiR family transcriptional regulator yields the protein MKDIIFRLLDFINNHKTKDTNYFIALALLKDVQQIANMNISVLAESCYTSPAAITRFCKKIGYASFQEFKDIAKKDSIENSIDEYIEQGLQVNEVAKVLHKQFYQKMVEWLHTMETGMNVSDVREILEVIHDAEKVSFFGTQLSQAMAQDFQYRLVKYGKFVHAFSDIQEQMENIAELDDQSVAIITSPSGRFIEGNVELMRLIQKSKAKIIIITHNDEIPFIEKADIVYRLHGKTYDRTGFSSERFGLMYFYDFAIAFYQKLYPGDKS from the coding sequence TTGAAGGATATTATTTTTCGGCTATTAGATTTTATTAATAATCATAAAACAAAAGATACGAATTATTTCATTGCACTGGCTTTATTAAAAGATGTGCAACAGATTGCTAATATGAATATTTCTGTTTTAGCAGAATCCTGCTATACCTCACCAGCAGCAATTACAAGGTTCTGCAAAAAAATTGGCTATGCTTCCTTTCAAGAATTTAAAGATATTGCTAAAAAAGATAGTATAGAAAATTCAATCGATGAATATATTGAGCAAGGATTGCAAGTGAATGAAGTAGCAAAAGTGCTTCACAAACAGTTTTATCAGAAAATGGTTGAGTGGCTGCATACAATGGAAACAGGGATGAATGTTAGTGATGTTAGAGAGATTTTAGAAGTAATCCATGACGCAGAGAAAGTTTCTTTCTTTGGAACGCAGCTATCTCAAGCAATGGCTCAAGATTTTCAGTATCGTTTAGTGAAGTATGGAAAATTCGTTCATGCTTTTTCAGATATCCAAGAACAAATGGAGAATATAGCAGAATTAGATGACCAATCCGTTGCTATTATCACAAGCCCCTCTGGAAGATTTATAGAAGGGAATGTGGAATTGATGCGACTTATTCAAAAGAGTAAAGCAAAAATAATTATTATAACCCATAATGATGAGATTCCTTTTATAGAGAAAGCTGATATTGTATATCGACTGCATGGAAAAACATATGATAGAACAGGATTCTCTTCCGAGCGTTTTGGTCTCATGTATTTTTATGATTTTGCGATTGCTTTCTATCAAAAGTTATATCCAGGCGATAAAAGTTAG
- a CDS encoding iron-containing alcohol dehydrogenase family protein, with product MQPEDIVRSGPNQYICKEGILKELDSLLSPFQTPTIITGYKSFQAFSQYVDSIPTHWKIIQHGGYSSQQAVDQITPSCTATDVIIGIGGGIILDTAKAVADTLNIEVILIPTVAGTCAASTPLSVIYSPEGAFERVAYHRRSSYLTLVDPAFLIHAPIDYLKSGIGDTLTKWYEAEAIIRNANDERSHSLFVQAALSQSIFIRDILLKESIEAVQNSASGLVTPSFTKTVEAVITLAGTVGGFGGRYGRMSGSHAIHNGLSFIEETHTILHGQKVAYGILVQLALENRIDEIEALLPFYQQLGFPTNLADLNIVDNQTDALQKIATHAVNPKESLQLIGSYRADEVIAAMNVLESLTSIKHI from the coding sequence ATTCAACCAGAGGATATTGTTAGAAGTGGTCCGAATCAATATATTTGTAAAGAAGGAATTCTAAAGGAATTAGACAGTTTACTGTCCCCTTTTCAAACTCCTACAATCATAACAGGCTATAAGTCTTTTCAAGCTTTTTCGCAGTATGTAGATTCTATTCCTACTCATTGGAAAATTATTCAGCATGGAGGCTACAGTTCTCAACAAGCAGTTGATCAAATCACGCCATCCTGTACAGCAACCGATGTCATTATCGGCATCGGAGGTGGAATTATTTTAGATACCGCTAAAGCTGTTGCAGATACATTAAATATCGAAGTTATTTTAATTCCAACCGTTGCTGGAACATGTGCGGCAAGCACTCCATTAAGTGTTATTTATTCTCCAGAAGGAGCATTTGAAAGAGTAGCTTATCATCGTCGTTCTAGTTATTTAACATTGGTCGATCCAGCATTTTTAATTCATGCACCAATTGATTATTTAAAAAGCGGGATTGGCGATACTTTAACAAAGTGGTATGAAGCAGAAGCCATTATTCGTAATGCAAATGATGAAAGATCTCACTCTTTATTTGTACAAGCAGCATTAAGCCAATCTATTTTCATCCGTGATATTTTATTAAAGGAAAGCATAGAAGCAGTACAAAACAGTGCATCTGGTTTAGTGACACCAAGCTTTACAAAAACGGTGGAAGCCGTTATTACTTTGGCAGGAACAGTGGGTGGATTCGGTGGACGATATGGTAGAATGTCTGGATCCCATGCGATTCATAATGGTCTAAGCTTTATCGAAGAAACACACACAATTCTTCATGGTCAAAAAGTGGCTTATGGTATTTTAGTACAGCTTGCTTTAGAAAACCGGATAGACGAAATCGAAGCATTGTTGCCATTTTATCAACAGCTTGGTTTTCCAACTAATTTAGCGGATTTAAATATTGTTGACAACCAAACAGATGCCTTACAAAAAATTGCTACTCATGCTGTTAATCCGAAAGAGTCTCTTCAGCTTATAGGTTCTTATCGTGCAGATGAGGTTATTGCGGCAATGAACGTCCTCGAAAGCCTAACTAGCATTAAACATATATAA
- a CDS encoding NAD(P)-dependent oxidoreductase → MKLGWIGLGNMGIPMALNLVKAGYDLTFYNRTPDKGEELLAAGAKQAQSLTELVDNCDLIFTMVSDDNAVKSIYLENGILSHAKAGKVFIDMSTVSSQTSQFIYKTALENGVKFLDAPVSGSVQPAKDGKLLVLVGGEEHVYEQIKSVLEPMSKLSIYLGPSGSGSNAKLAINLLLGITVQGIAESVLFAEKQGIKKENMLTIINESAVGTAISKMKTLSILNDEFPAAFALKHMAKDLRLASETTELNAIGASANKTYQSALENGLGELDVMAVLKELKGDGPTSL, encoded by the coding sequence ATGAAATTAGGTTGGATAGGATTAGGAAATATGGGAATTCCAATGGCTTTGAATCTAGTAAAGGCTGGTTATGACTTAACGTTTTATAATCGTACACCGGATAAAGGAGAGGAACTACTTGCTGCTGGTGCAAAACAGGCTCAATCGTTAACAGAACTAGTTGATAACTGTGACTTAATTTTTACGATGGTGTCTGATGATAATGCTGTGAAAAGTATCTATCTTGAAAATGGAATTTTATCTCATGCTAAAGCTGGAAAAGTATTTATTGATATGAGTACGGTTTCCTCGCAAACGTCTCAATTCATCTATAAGACTGCTTTAGAAAATGGAGTGAAGTTTCTTGATGCTCCTGTATCAGGAAGTGTACAGCCGGCTAAGGACGGCAAACTGCTTGTTTTAGTTGGCGGAGAGGAACATGTGTACGAACAGATCAAATCTGTATTGGAACCGATGAGTAAGCTCTCTATTTATCTCGGTCCATCTGGGTCTGGAAGTAATGCAAAACTTGCCATTAATCTATTATTAGGAATCACTGTACAAGGGATTGCTGAATCCGTCCTTTTTGCGGAGAAACAAGGGATTAAAAAGGAAAATATGTTAACCATTATTAACGAAAGTGCAGTTGGTACAGCTATTTCCAAAATGAAAACACTATCCATTTTGAATGATGAGTTCCCAGCAGCATTTGCATTAAAACATATGGCAAAAGATTTACGCCTAGCAAGTGAAACAACGGAATTAAATGCTATCGGGGCTTCTGCAAATAAAACATATCAGTCTGCTCTTGAAAATGGGTTAGGGGAATTAGATGTGATGGCTGTTTTAAAAGAGTTAAAAGGAGATGGACCAACATCGCTTTAA
- a CDS encoding cupin domain-containing protein, which yields MMEKVNLAEKFALFHDYWNPKIVGDLNESYVKLAKFKGEFVWHQHENENEMFLVVKGNLLIKFRDQDVWVKEGEFLVVPKGVEHMPVAEEEVHVLLLEPKTTLNTGNQVNEKTVTDLESI from the coding sequence ATGATGGAGAAGGTTAATTTAGCTGAAAAGTTTGCGTTATTTCATGATTATTGGAATCCTAAAATTGTTGGTGACTTGAATGAATCTTATGTTAAGCTAGCGAAGTTCAAAGGAGAGTTTGTTTGGCATCAACATGAAAATGAAAATGAAATGTTTTTGGTAGTGAAGGGAAATTTATTGATTAAATTTCGCGATCAAGATGTTTGGGTAAAGGAAGGCGAATTTCTTGTTGTTCCAAAAGGTGTTGAGCATATGCCAGTTGCGGAAGAAGAAGTTCATGTTCTATTGTTAGAACCCAAAACCACATTAAATACAGGAAATCAAGTGAACGAAAAAACGGTAACTGATTTAGAGTCGATATAG
- the ric gene encoding iron-sulfur cluster repair di-iron protein, protein MNSIFTDDTKTGDIIIKFPAASKLFREYKIDFCCGGNRPIGEVIKSLQLEDKDLVKVLNIMYEQMQTTEEIDWMNMPLAELVNHIIHHYHAKTRELLEELDGFVSKVYRVHGERDLYLKEVYTQFYLLKDELEQHLLGEEQRIFPKVIEYDANNELESLEAARAEIAILEEEHEGAGEILKKIRQATNDYELPLNACNTYRLTYLKLEELESLTFDHIHLENNVLFRRL, encoded by the coding sequence ATGAATTCCATTTTTACAGATGATACAAAAACAGGCGATATTATTATTAAGTTCCCAGCAGCTAGTAAGCTCTTTAGAGAATATAAAATTGATTTTTGCTGTGGAGGAAATCGTCCGATAGGTGAGGTTATTAAATCTCTACAACTGGAAGATAAGGACCTAGTAAAAGTTCTTAATATTATGTATGAACAAATGCAGACCACGGAAGAAATAGACTGGATGAATATGCCATTAGCAGAATTAGTGAATCATATCATCCACCATTATCATGCAAAAACGAGAGAGTTATTAGAAGAATTAGATGGATTTGTGAGTAAAGTATATCGTGTACATGGAGAGAGAGATTTATATTTGAAAGAAGTGTACACTCAGTTTTACTTATTAAAGGATGAATTAGAACAACACTTACTTGGAGAAGAGCAACGAATTTTTCCAAAAGTAATAGAATATGATGCAAATAATGAACTAGAAAGCCTTGAAGCAGCTAGAGCTGAAATAGCTATATTGGAAGAGGAACATGAAGGAGCAGGGGAAATATTAAAGAAAATCCGTCAAGCTACGAATGATTATGAGCTTCCACTGAATGCATGTAATACGTATCGATTAACGTATTTAAAATTAGAAGAGTTGGAAAGTCTGACATTCGATCATATTCATCTGGAGAACAATGTATTATTTAGAAGATTGTAA
- a CDS encoding Crp/Fnr family transcriptional regulator: MQQHIITPCPKRVPIFHSLSELEIKKITDVVHHRLFKKGEMIIEEGEISTSLFIIHSGKVKLSKLTVQGKEQIVHLLTDGDFFGESNLFHDDIVMNLSCHALEDTKICLLKKTDFDQIMANNPDISFKLLKTITKRLSHTEDLARTLATKDPEVRIADMLLEFCEKFGSENQNTVLIKLPITREEISSYVGLTRETISRKLAKLVDKGILTLIGNKQILIHDKGKLQTMGG; the protein is encoded by the coding sequence ATGCAACAACATATAATTACCCCGTGCCCAAAACGGGTGCCTATCTTTCATTCTTTATCCGAATTAGAAATAAAAAAAATAACAGATGTTGTTCACCATAGACTTTTTAAAAAAGGCGAGATGATTATAGAGGAAGGGGAAATTTCTACATCCCTTTTTATTATTCATAGTGGGAAAGTCAAACTATCTAAATTAACCGTTCAGGGGAAAGAACAAATTGTTCATTTATTAACTGATGGTGATTTTTTTGGAGAAAGCAACCTCTTCCATGATGACATCGTCATGAACTTAAGTTGCCACGCTTTAGAAGATACAAAGATCTGTTTATTAAAGAAAACAGATTTTGATCAAATAATGGCAAATAATCCGGACATCTCTTTCAAATTGCTAAAAACAATCACAAAGCGTTTATCCCATACAGAAGATTTAGCAAGAACTTTAGCAACAAAAGACCCTGAAGTAAGAATTGCTGATATGCTTCTAGAATTTTGTGAGAAATTTGGATCAGAAAACCAAAATACAGTGCTTATTAAGCTCCCCATCACAAGAGAAGAAATCTCCAGTTATGTAGGTCTTACTAGAGAAACCATTAGTAGAAAACTTGCAAAACTTGTAGACAAAGGAATCCTTACATTAATCGGAAACAAGCAAATCCTAATTCATGATAAGGGAAAACTTCAAACAATGGGGGGATAA
- a CDS encoding glycosyltransferase family 2 protein produces MPGVKKSYMKPRIVALIPAHNEEKSIRDCLAGLNDQLLPKGVELDVYVIADNCTDRTEEKAIKAGEEFGLNLKVIVTEGNKLRKVGALNSGWKLLYGDIMDFYHIQLTESQELYKQSIKAILGMDADSRLAPNCLKYLWEGLMSGRNIGGVMAKYTMRMPKKKSLLSKNDVYYEEKLASGEYGGPISRWWTHQQKQDMASWLLDLQYHGGSTYVLGGQATLFRPEALQEVVNHNKLDGPWQNDSDVEDMLLTWQLQKSGWKTLISPKGRCFVDAMRSYHTFREQRNKWNSGTVDLLTNKDLSIHTRHKGKIWRNQLKSLSDLVIRVLFVVLLGIALATDQFYWSWIWLTPIALASVLNTILALKTPMYRPIDIILATLLIGPEIYLWVNLITFSQVWLQKLSANKKDGWANQYAAESGKTRSKLAQGILVAIICVLIIGYVCFYYRDYLTSEAVQQSINPYLMGGWITLTYLTIIKSLMMVYQIWTLRGRHTA; encoded by the coding sequence ATGCCTGGAGTAAAGAAATCGTATATGAAACCGAGAATTGTCGCTTTAATTCCCGCTCATAATGAAGAAAAATCGATAAGGGATTGTTTAGCTGGATTAAATGATCAATTGCTTCCAAAGGGAGTAGAGTTAGATGTCTATGTTATTGCAGATAACTGTACGGATCGCACCGAGGAAAAAGCGATAAAGGCAGGAGAAGAATTTGGCCTAAATCTTAAGGTGATTGTTACAGAAGGAAATAAGCTTCGTAAAGTAGGAGCTTTAAATAGTGGGTGGAAATTACTGTATGGCGACATTATGGATTTTTATCATATCCAATTAACCGAATCCCAAGAATTATATAAACAAAGTATTAAAGCGATTCTTGGGATGGATGCAGATAGTCGTTTAGCTCCTAACTGTTTAAAGTATCTGTGGGAAGGCTTAATGAGTGGTCGTAACATTGGCGGAGTTATGGCAAAGTATACAATGAGGATGCCGAAAAAGAAAAGCTTATTAAGTAAAAATGATGTCTATTATGAAGAAAAATTAGCAAGTGGTGAATATGGTGGTCCAATTAGTAGATGGTGGACTCATCAACAAAAACAAGATATGGCAAGCTGGTTATTAGATCTTCAATATCATGGAGGGAGTACATATGTACTTGGAGGGCAAGCAACATTGTTTCGCCCAGAAGCCCTGCAAGAAGTAGTTAATCATAATAAATTAGATGGACCTTGGCAAAATGATAGTGATGTAGAAGATATGCTGCTTACATGGCAATTACAGAAATCGGGATGGAAGACGCTTATTAGTCCAAAAGGACGTTGCTTTGTTGATGCAATGCGTTCCTACCATACCTTTAGAGAACAACGAAATAAGTGGAATTCAGGAACAGTAGATTTATTAACCAATAAAGATTTAAGTATTCATACGCGCCATAAGGGGAAAATTTGGCGAAACCAGTTGAAATCCTTATCGGACTTAGTAATCCGAGTTCTTTTCGTTGTTTTGTTAGGGATAGCTCTAGCAACAGACCAATTCTATTGGTCTTGGATTTGGTTAACACCGATCGCCTTGGCATCCGTCCTGAACACTATTCTAGCTCTAAAAACACCGATGTATCGGCCGATCGATATTATCCTTGCCACGTTATTAATAGGACCAGAAATTTATTTATGGGTGAACTTAATAACATTTAGCCAAGTGTGGCTCCAAAAGCTTTCCGCTAATAAAAAGGATGGTTGGGCCAATCAATATGCAGCAGAGTCTGGGAAAACACGTAGTAAATTAGCACAAGGAATATTAGTTGCCATTATATGTGTCTTAATTATCGGATATGTGTGCTTCTATTATCGTGATTATTTAACTAGTGAGGCTGTTCAACAATCAATTAATCCATATTTAATGGGCGGATGGATAACGTTAACTTACTTAACAATTATAAAATCTCTCATGATGGTTTATCAGATTTGGACATTGCGTGGGCGGCATACAGCTTAA